A single region of the Grus americana isolate bGruAme1 chromosome 3, bGruAme1.mat, whole genome shotgun sequence genome encodes:
- the LOC129204567 gene encoding left-right determination factor 2-like: MDARFAQMLCALCLVITVRAFTQEGFKEVLLKQLGLSEVPKLHKRDLVDLVIPDHIKNKYISMLKRHRVKRRALPSLAGILRGIPGNTGMAGEVFYSDTTTRQNLIFDMEGRIPKNSEVTMAELKLFKKPLDGAHLPAKQSHRPVSNARVSVYWVQRQQDGTNRTSLIDSRLVPIRESGWKNFDVTQAVHYWLRNKRREPMFLEVWIEGERVGSHASEMAKAVSFTSQDPKDKALGKPELVLYTLDLEDYGGPGDCKEEVVMGKSTCCRQKHYVNFRELAWTQYWIIEPAGYQAYRCSGGCLQPPSLLQRFGYGERACAVVESSPLPMMYLVKRGNRTEIEAAEFPNMIVEKCSCVTDGMALA, translated from the exons ATGGACGCGAGGTTCGCCCAGATGCTCTGTGCGCTCTGCCTGGTCATCACGGTCAGAGCGTTTACCCAGGAAGGGTTCAAGGAGGTGTTGCTGAAGCAGCTGGGGCTCTCTGAGGTCCCTAAACTTCATAAGAGAGACTTAGTGGATCTGGTTATCCCAGACCACATAAAGAACAAATACATCTCCATGCTGAAGCGCCACAGGGTGAAGCGCCGAGCTTTGCCAAGCCTGGCCGGCATCCTCAGGGGGATCCCTGGCAACACAG GCATGGCAGGAGAAGTCTTCTACTCTGACACCACCACACGCCAGAACCTGATCTTTGACATGGAGGGCAGAATACCTAAAAACAGTGAGGTGACAATGGCTGAACTGAAACTCTTCAAAAAGCCTCTGGACGGAgcacacctgcctgccaagCAGTCTCACAGGCCTGTTTCCAACGCCAGAGTCAGTGTGTACTGGGTACAACGGCAGCAGGATGGTACCAACAGGACCTCCCTGATAGACTCCCG GCTGGTTCCCATACGCGAGTCGGGCTGGAAGAACTTCGACGTGACGCAGGCCGTGCATTACTGGCTGCGAAACAAGAGGCGGGAGCCAATGTTCCTGGAGGTCTGGATCGAAGGAGAAAGGGTAGGCAGCCATGCCTCAGAAATGGCCAAAGCCGTGAGTTTCACCTCTCAGGACCCCAAGGATAAAGCCCTAGGCAAACCTGAATTGGTGCTTTACACCCTCGACTTGGAAGACTATGG GGGCCCCGGGGACTGCAAGGAGGAGGTGGTGATGGGGAAGTCCACCTGCTGCCGACAGAAACACTACGTCAACTTCCGCGAGCTTGCCTGGACACAGTACTGGATCATCGAGCCGGCAGGGTACCAGGCTTACCGGTGCTCagggggctgcctgcagccccccagcctgTTGCAGCGCTTCGGCTACGGGGAGCGCGCCTGCGCCGTGGTGGAGAGCTCCCCGCTCCCCATGATGTACCTCGTCAAGAGGGGCAACCGCACCGAGATCGAAGCAGCCGAGTTTCCCAACATGATTGTGGAGAAGTGCAGCTGTGTTACGGACGGCATGGCACTGGCGTGA